The Mangrovibacterium diazotrophicum genome has a segment encoding these proteins:
- a CDS encoding Crp/Fnr family transcriptional regulator: MDLSKIKNIIQGIKKYYPVSDESIQRLSNSLRENHLPKHHLLTKAETKDNSVYFIEQGCARTYFLVDGKEVTNWLSKEGDITFSSSSLYHRKAGLDLVELLEDSIIFSMPIDSLNELYKTDIDIANWSRTIHQEVLLKMQNLRIDRLTLTSKQRYEKFVSENPDLINRINLGYIASYLGMTQQHLSAIRAEG, from the coding sequence ATGGATTTGAGTAAAATAAAAAATATCATTCAAGGAATTAAAAAATATTATCCTGTATCTGATGAATCAATTCAAAGATTATCAAATTCACTAAGAGAAAATCATTTGCCAAAACATCACTTATTAACTAAAGCAGAGACAAAAGACAATTCAGTTTATTTTATAGAACAAGGATGTGCAAGAACTTATTTTCTAGTTGATGGAAAGGAAGTAACAAATTGGCTTAGTAAGGAAGGTGATATTACATTTTCATCAAGTTCTTTATATCACAGAAAAGCAGGATTGGATTTAGTAGAACTTTTAGAAGATTCAATAATATTTTCTATGCCAATTGATTCTCTAAACGAATTATATAAAACAGACATTGATATTGCCAACTGGTCTCGCACGATTCATCAAGAGGTATTATTAAAAATGCAGAACTTAAGAATTGACCGTTTGACATTAACATCAAAACAACGATATGAAAAGTTTGTAAGCGAAAATCCTGATTTAATAAATCGTATTAATCTTGGTTATATTGCTTCGTATTTGGGTATGACTCAGCAACATCTTAGTGCAATTCGGGCTGAAGGTTAA
- a CDS encoding sugar O-acetyltransferase, producing MKTELQKCLDGEIFNTSDEEIQKIIHNARKLAKDYNSTISTDSGKRRKILTELFGNIGNNVNIDTPFYCDYGRHISVGNNVIININCTFVDCNKIEIGNNVLIASNVQIYTATHSTDVNERLVDNWDSDSRLPYFRTFALPIKIENNVWIGGGVIILPGVTIGENSVIGAGSVVTKSIPANSVAVGNPCKVIRKIDNN from the coding sequence ATGAAGACTGAATTACAAAAATGTTTAGATGGCGAAATATTCAATACATCTGATGAAGAAATTCAAAAAATAATACATAACGCTAGAAAATTAGCTAAAGACTACAATTCTACAATAAGTACTGATTCAGGGAAACGTCGCAAGATATTAACTGAACTATTTGGGAATATTGGAAACAATGTAAATATTGATACTCCTTTCTATTGTGATTATGGTCGACATATTTCAGTTGGAAATAATGTTATTATAAATATCAACTGTACGTTTGTTGATTGCAATAAAATAGAAATAGGCAATAATGTTTTAATTGCTTCAAATGTTCAGATTTATACAGCAACGCATTCAACCGATGTAAATGAAAGACTTGTTGACAATTGGGATTCAGATTCCAGATTACCTTATTTTAGAACATTTGCACTACCCATAAAAATTGAAAATAATGTATGGATTGGTGGCGGTGTAATAATATTACCTGGAGTTACAATAGGTGAAAATTCTGTTATTGGAGCAGGAAGTGTTGTTACAAAATCAATTCCAGCGAACTCTGTAGCTGTTGGTAATCCTTGTAAAGTAATTCGCAAAATAGATAATAACTAA
- a CDS encoding 2'-5' RNA ligase family protein yields the protein MDLKQHYNNLYQESITKYKNDNYDLDKLIDSPADNRFGITLLIRPPQKIKNEIDNFLSNLKKIEPNQYYHPKSDIHITVMSIISCYQGFELSQIETNNYVEMIHQCLSGIPSFSIQFKGLTASPSCVMVQGFLIDNTLKQIRDNLRTNFKSSDLQHSIDKRYAIQTAHSTIFRLRNNLIAKDKFIDLIEQYKNYEFGTFTVDSLDLVFNDWYQRVDKVQKLYEFKLKTQPNNVYTK from the coding sequence ATGGATTTAAAGCAACATTACAATAATCTATATCAAGAATCCATAACAAAATATAAAAATGACAATTATGACCTTGATAAACTAATTGACTCACCTGCTGATAATAGATTTGGAATAACGTTACTGATTAGGCCTCCTCAAAAAATAAAGAATGAAATAGATAATTTTTTATCGAATCTTAAAAAGATAGAACCAAATCAATATTATCATCCCAAATCAGACATACACATTACTGTAATGTCTATAATTTCATGTTATCAGGGATTTGAGTTATCGCAAATTGAAACAAATAATTATGTTGAAATGATTCATCAATGTTTATCAGGTATTCCTTCTTTTTCAATACAATTTAAAGGACTGACAGCATCACCATCTTGTGTAATGGTGCAAGGCTTTTTAATAGATAATACATTAAAACAAATTCGGGATAATTTGAGAACCAATTTCAAAAGCTCAGACTTGCAACATTCTATAGACAAACGCTACGCTATTCAGACTGCTCATTCTACAATATTTCGACTACGGAACAATTTAATTGCAAAGGATAAATTTATTGATTTAATTGAGCAATATAAAAACTATGAATTTGGTACATTTACAGTTGATTCATTGGATTTGGTTTTTAATGATTGGTATCAAAGAGTAGATAAAGTACAAAAGTTATATGAATTTAAATTAAAAACGCAGCCTAACAATGTATATACAAAATAG
- a CDS encoding nucleotidyl transferase AbiEii/AbiGii toxin family protein, protein MMQNNWDEKISTFIQLASKHKVQMIMVGGGAVNFHGYQRHSADVDFWISTKDENLKNLLLVFKEMGYEIDDFPKEVKEKRQNISVQFSPTDLDLELITNFSINKSFEQAFKDSVVACIEGTEVQKWNVLSYEDLITSKIKAGRPKDFLDIQQLNSIRNRSEHKGFRR, encoded by the coding sequence ATGATGCAAAATAACTGGGATGAAAAAATTTCAACCTTTATCCAGTTGGCAAGTAAGCATAAGGTTCAAATGATAATGGTTGGCGGTGGAGCGGTCAATTTTCATGGTTATCAAAGGCACTCCGCAGACGTTGATTTTTGGATAAGTACGAAGGATGAAAATCTCAAGAATCTGCTTTTGGTTTTCAAGGAAATGGGCTACGAGATTGACGATTTTCCGAAAGAGGTAAAAGAAAAAAGACAGAACATATCCGTCCAGTTTTCACCAACTGATTTAGACTTGGAGCTTATCACTAATTTTTCAATAAACAAGTCTTTCGAGCAAGCTTTTAAAGATAGTGTTGTTGCCTGTATAGAGGGCACGGAGGTCCAAAAGTGGAATGTATTGTCTTATGAGGATCTTATTACAAGTAAGATTAAAGCAGGGCGGCCGAAAGATTTTTTAGATATTCAACAGTTGAATAGTATTCGAAATAGATCGGAGCATAAAGGATTCCGGCGATGA
- a CDS encoding helix-turn-helix domain-containing protein, giving the protein MESKVHEGRNVKRFREMLGIKQDALAYELGEGWNQKKISLLEQKETIELPLLQQISSTLKIPVEAFQNFDEEKAINIISNIVNNHDNATGNSLFSYYPTVNPVEQIIKLHEEKIALYERMLKEKDEMMERLEKLLKDK; this is encoded by the coding sequence ATGGAAAGTAAAGTACATGAAGGTCGCAATGTGAAAAGGTTTCGTGAGATGCTGGGAATAAAACAAGATGCGCTTGCTTACGAACTTGGCGAAGGATGGAATCAAAAGAAGATCTCGCTCTTGGAACAGAAAGAGACCATTGAACTGCCCCTTTTGCAACAGATCTCCAGTACTTTGAAAATCCCGGTAGAAGCCTTTCAGAATTTTGACGAAGAAAAGGCTATAAATATCATTTCCAACATCGTGAACAATCATGACAACGCTACAGGAAATTCTTTATTTAGCTACTATCCAACTGTCAATCCAGTTGAGCAAATCATCAAGCTTCACGAAGAAAAGATTGCTCTTTATGAGCGGATGCTGAAAGAAAAAGATGAGATGATGGAACGATTAGAAAAGCTGCTGAAAGATAAATAG
- a CDS encoding plasmid mobilization protein — protein MSETTRTGRPHKQKSEKRTYRINVKLNTGEYYQLKGKARSAGMNLSEFVRQAVGTVEVKERVSPDLNIQIRKLTGMANNLNQIAKKANAGGYHGARGEYLQLAEGIDKLLSQITHDC, from the coding sequence ATGAGTGAAACAACAAGAACAGGACGCCCCCACAAGCAAAAATCGGAAAAGAGAACTTACCGGATTAACGTCAAGCTGAATACAGGTGAGTACTACCAGTTGAAAGGAAAAGCACGCAGCGCCGGGATGAACCTGAGTGAATTTGTTCGCCAGGCAGTTGGGACGGTTGAAGTCAAAGAGCGAGTTAGTCCCGATCTGAATATCCAAATCCGGAAACTAACCGGGATGGCCAATAACCTGAACCAGATTGCCAAAAAAGCAAATGCAGGAGGTTACCATGGCGCCAGGGGAGAATACCTGCAACTGGCCGAAGGAATTGATAAGCTTCTAAGCCAGATCACTCATGATTGCTAA
- a CDS encoding relaxase/mobilization nuclease domain-containing protein produces MIAKIVKGQDFSGVVNYVLNPEKQAELLQIEGLRTKDHQSIIESFRIQAGMNSRIKSPVGHISLDFSPKDKPTLTSERMQEIADAYRKAMEIENTQYLLVRHYDKEHPHVHLVFNRVDDEGKTISDKNDRYRSEKICKELTHQFGLYFAKGKEQVNSHRLKEPDKTKYRIYEALKISLPGCKNWDELIDKLKDVQITVEFKFRGKTSEVQGVTFAMNGYSFSGSKVDRQFSFSMITAQMESNRKIELQNQRGQVQHGGNQTDVPGNYLTSLIRAIDKQNECERRKERQIVPKKAKRRKGPTM; encoded by the coding sequence ATGATTGCTAAGATTGTCAAAGGGCAAGATTTCAGCGGGGTGGTCAACTACGTGCTGAATCCTGAAAAGCAGGCAGAGCTTCTGCAAATTGAAGGACTACGAACCAAGGACCATCAGAGCATCATCGAGAGCTTTCGGATCCAGGCCGGGATGAACAGTCGAATCAAGAGTCCGGTAGGGCATATCTCCCTTGATTTCTCCCCGAAAGATAAACCCACTTTGACCAGCGAAAGAATGCAAGAGATCGCGGACGCTTATAGGAAAGCCATGGAGATTGAAAACACGCAGTACCTTTTGGTCAGACATTACGACAAAGAACATCCCCATGTTCACCTTGTGTTTAACCGGGTTGATGATGAAGGAAAGACAATTTCGGATAAGAATGATCGCTACCGGAGTGAGAAGATTTGCAAGGAATTGACTCATCAGTTTGGTCTTTATTTCGCAAAGGGAAAAGAACAGGTCAACTCGCACCGGTTAAAGGAGCCGGATAAAACGAAGTACAGGATTTATGAAGCGTTGAAGATAAGTCTGCCGGGATGCAAAAACTGGGATGAGCTAATCGATAAGCTTAAAGATGTTCAAATCACTGTTGAATTCAAATTCAGGGGAAAGACATCAGAAGTCCAGGGAGTGACTTTTGCGATGAACGGATACAGCTTCAGCGGATCAAAGGTGGATCGCCAATTCAGCTTTTCAATGATTACAGCTCAAATGGAAAGCAACCGAAAAATTGAGCTGCAAAACCAAAGAGGTCAAGTGCAACATGGAGGGAACCAGACAGATGTGCCCGGTAACTATTTAACAAGTTTAATTCGAGCCATAGACAAGCAGAATGAGTGTGAGAGAAGAAAGGAGCGTCAAATCGTTCCTAAGAAAGCCAAGCGCAGAAAAGGACCGACAATGTAA
- a CDS encoding JAB domain-containing protein, whose product MNRNTIFTSKIAEIKISYSHRVDPKQQLQITSSGDVYSAVVDGWPDLDYRESFAVLYLSRANRLLGLNWISQGGCAGTVVDVKIVLQGALKANASAIICVHNHPSANLKSSQEDRKITSKLKEACKVIDILFLDHLIISSFEYYSMADNGEI is encoded by the coding sequence ATGAATAGAAATACGATTTTTACAAGTAAGATCGCAGAAATTAAAATCAGTTATTCTCACCGCGTCGATCCAAAACAGCAGTTGCAAATTACTTCGTCAGGAGATGTTTATTCTGCAGTTGTTGATGGATGGCCTGATCTAGATTACCGGGAAAGTTTTGCAGTGCTGTATCTCTCGCGAGCCAATCGTCTTCTGGGTTTAAATTGGATTTCCCAGGGCGGTTGTGCAGGGACTGTTGTTGATGTAAAGATTGTTCTCCAGGGAGCTTTAAAAGCAAATGCAAGTGCTATCATTTGTGTCCATAATCATCCTTCCGCAAACTTAAAATCAAGCCAGGAAGACCGGAAGATAACTTCCAAACTCAAAGAAGCCTGTAAAGTGATTGATATCTTATTTCTCGATCACTTGATTATTTCATCCTTTGAATATTATAGCATGGCAGACAATGGAGAGATATAA
- a CDS encoding site-specific integrase yields the protein MKTTHTFGIRFILRTLKNDKESGLVYARITVNTKRIEISLKKTALVNDWNLSKGVLKGNGAEARKFNSYLELIRSQITDAYRELQINKEDITPDKIKSLFLGESIDSHSLLELVEYHNTTQATTLAPGTLKNYFTTKRYLERFVKKQFRKSDVDLIKLNFKFVTDFEFFLRDFQPMDHQRPLDNNGVMKHMERFRKMTSWGIKLGWLKQNPFENYKLKFKRSERGFLSEKELQAIENKTFKIERLRQVQDMFIFGCYTGLSYTDASNLCPHEIQVGMDGNKWIISKRQKTDTSLKIPLLPKALEIIRKYQDHPKALTRGKVFPLISNQKVNSYLKEIADLCNINKNLTFHIARHTFATTVTLNNGVPIETVSKVMGHTSLKTTQIYAKILDHKISEDMGLLGQRLMENK from the coding sequence ATGAAAACAACTCACACATTCGGCATTCGATTCATTTTAAGAACTTTAAAGAACGACAAAGAAAGCGGGCTGGTCTACGCAAGAATCACCGTTAACACGAAAAGAATTGAAATATCGTTGAAAAAGACTGCCCTCGTCAACGATTGGAACCTTTCAAAAGGTGTTTTAAAAGGCAATGGAGCAGAAGCCAGAAAGTTCAACAGCTACCTGGAACTTATTCGTTCCCAGATCACAGATGCTTATCGGGAACTCCAAATTAATAAAGAGGACATAACCCCGGATAAAATCAAATCTCTCTTCCTTGGAGAATCAATCGATTCACATTCATTATTGGAACTGGTCGAGTACCATAACACGACCCAAGCCACAACACTGGCCCCCGGCACTCTGAAAAACTATTTCACGACAAAACGCTACCTGGAACGCTTTGTCAAAAAGCAATTCCGTAAAAGCGATGTAGACCTGATCAAGTTAAACTTCAAATTTGTCACCGATTTTGAGTTCTTCCTTCGGGATTTCCAACCAATGGATCACCAACGACCGCTGGACAACAACGGGGTGATGAAACACATGGAGCGATTCCGCAAAATGACCTCCTGGGGCATCAAGCTGGGATGGCTAAAGCAAAACCCGTTTGAGAACTATAAACTAAAATTCAAACGATCAGAACGAGGCTTCCTCTCAGAAAAGGAATTACAAGCGATTGAAAACAAAACGTTCAAAATTGAGCGCCTGCGTCAGGTACAGGACATGTTTATATTCGGTTGCTACACTGGCTTATCCTATACAGACGCCAGCAATCTATGTCCACACGAAATACAGGTAGGTATGGACGGGAATAAATGGATTATATCAAAACGGCAGAAAACAGACACCTCTCTAAAAATACCACTGCTGCCGAAGGCACTGGAAATCATCCGAAAGTACCAGGACCATCCCAAAGCCCTAACCCGGGGTAAAGTGTTTCCCTTAATCTCCAACCAAAAAGTGAACAGCTATCTTAAGGAGATTGCAGATCTATGCAATATCAACAAGAACCTAACTTTCCATATTGCTCGTCACACCTTTGCCACGACTGTTACCCTGAATAATGGTGTACCTATTGAAACGGTCTCGAAAGTAATGGGACATACTTCTTTAAAAACAACGCAAATCTATGCGAAGATTTTAGACCATAAGATCTCGGAAGATATGGGACTGTTAGGACAAAGACTTATGGAGAACAAATAA
- the lnt gene encoding apolipoprotein N-acyltransferase, translating into MKQGLKYSLYAFSAAFLLSLPWLGWLPAWILLVALFPVLLLEDELSAKVPDNPYLIFNYSFLGFWLWHLFTIWWVVKITVWGFLFLSIMNAMCMAFVWWIFHRMKQKFGKTLGYLILISGWLSFEYFHHRWEIEWPWLCLGNGLASQNKIIQWYEYSGMLGGTLWILISNLLVFSIWKKLKSRNGIAVIGRLTMWLLVVFIPVFWSLNLYNNYNEGGKKVEFVLLQPNVDPFTEKFSGLSPEQQLDRLLHLSDSLVTPQTEFVVGPETCLPEISEDSSWKDNPFIKPFMARARHQQNLKFILGAMTRKNCEAGAPLPDAARYDELQNQWYMLYNSALQIDSFGVQVYHKSILVAGVEKMPFQHYLNFMKNHSLDLGGTAGSLGSQSEPSVFHSDYTVAPVICFESMFGQYLTEFIRKGADFLLIITNDGWLQRSSGYRQHLDVARIRAIETRRSVARSANTGLSALINQRGDITEKTAWCRETGIRGQIQSNQKLTFYVQYGDYLGRISAFTASLLLLFYLAQSRIRKRK; encoded by the coding sequence ATGAAACAAGGCTTAAAGTATAGTCTTTATGCTTTCTCTGCCGCATTCCTGCTAAGTCTGCCCTGGCTGGGCTGGCTTCCGGCCTGGATTCTGTTGGTTGCTTTGTTCCCCGTTCTGCTGCTCGAAGACGAATTGTCGGCAAAAGTACCGGACAATCCTTACCTCATATTTAACTACTCGTTTCTCGGCTTTTGGCTCTGGCACCTGTTTACCATTTGGTGGGTTGTAAAAATTACAGTCTGGGGCTTCCTGTTTCTCTCAATCATGAATGCCATGTGCATGGCCTTCGTTTGGTGGATCTTTCACCGAATGAAACAGAAGTTCGGGAAAACACTGGGCTACCTCATTTTGATCTCGGGCTGGCTTAGTTTCGAATATTTTCATCATCGCTGGGAAATTGAATGGCCGTGGCTGTGCCTGGGAAACGGTTTGGCCAGCCAAAACAAGATAATACAATGGTACGAGTATAGCGGAATGCTAGGCGGAACCTTGTGGATCCTAATATCCAATCTTTTGGTCTTTTCAATTTGGAAGAAACTGAAATCCCGAAATGGAATCGCTGTCATTGGCAGGCTAACAATGTGGCTGCTGGTCGTGTTCATCCCTGTTTTCTGGTCACTAAACCTATATAATAATTACAACGAAGGAGGTAAGAAGGTGGAGTTCGTCTTGCTTCAGCCCAATGTTGATCCGTTTACGGAGAAGTTTTCCGGACTTTCGCCCGAACAGCAGCTCGATCGTCTGTTACATTTAAGCGACTCACTGGTTACGCCACAAACAGAATTTGTAGTAGGCCCCGAAACCTGCCTACCTGAAATTTCTGAAGATAGTAGCTGGAAGGACAATCCCTTTATCAAACCGTTCATGGCAAGAGCAAGGCATCAACAAAACCTCAAGTTTATCCTGGGCGCCATGACCCGAAAAAATTGTGAAGCTGGTGCTCCCCTACCCGATGCCGCTCGTTACGATGAGCTACAAAACCAATGGTACATGCTTTATAACTCTGCGCTTCAAATTGATAGTTTCGGCGTTCAGGTCTACCACAAAAGCATCTTGGTTGCAGGAGTTGAAAAGATGCCTTTTCAGCATTACCTGAATTTCATGAAAAACCACAGCCTCGATCTTGGCGGAACTGCCGGAAGTTTGGGCTCACAATCCGAGCCTTCCGTTTTTCACTCGGATTACACCGTTGCTCCGGTCATTTGCTTCGAGTCGATGTTTGGCCAGTATCTAACTGAATTTATCCGAAAAGGAGCCGATTTCCTTCTTATTATTACAAACGATGGCTGGCTGCAGCGATCATCGGGTTATCGCCAGCATTTGGATGTGGCCCGAATCCGCGCCATAGAAACACGAAGAAGCGTTGCCCGATCAGCAAATACGGGTTTATCAGCACTTATTAATCAACGTGGAGATATAACGGAGAAAACAGCCTGGTGTCGGGAAACCGGGATCCGTGGACAGATCCAGTCCAATCAAAAATTAACTTTCTATGTGCAGTATGGTGATTACTTGGGGCGTATTTCGGCTTTTACAGCCAGCCTTCTGCTTCTTTTTTACCTGGCCCAGTCGCGAATTCGAAAACGGAAATAA
- a CDS encoding bifunctional metallophosphatase/5'-nucleotidase: MSNRRKFLKRLTAASAGLALTNLPELALAKNDLLKLTILHTNDVHCQIDPVSADDPNYAGRGGLARLSGFINQIRSQEENVLLLDSGDSFQGTPYFNFYKGELILKVMSEMGYDASTLGNHEFDNGLDALNRALDYAKFPFVNSNYDFSQTKLYDRFNRFVVFRKSGIKIGVYGLGIELKGIVNKKNYEGTVYNDPVETALEMESYLKLEKQCDLVVCLSHLGLQYKNDKISDMTLAPKTSYTDLILGGHTHTFLEKPIELKNALGNQVRINQVGYRGLVLGRIDLIFDKSGSGSPLALSQSTYNHV, encoded by the coding sequence ATGAGTAACAGACGCAAATTTTTGAAACGACTAACCGCTGCCTCTGCTGGATTGGCATTGACCAACTTGCCCGAATTGGCTTTGGCGAAAAACGACTTACTGAAACTGACCATTCTGCATACGAACGACGTTCACTGCCAAATCGATCCGGTTTCGGCAGATGATCCCAACTATGCAGGCCGCGGTGGATTGGCGCGTCTTTCAGGTTTCATCAACCAAATCAGAAGCCAGGAAGAAAATGTGCTGCTACTCGATTCCGGCGACAGCTTCCAGGGAACGCCTTATTTTAACTTTTACAAAGGCGAATTGATTCTGAAAGTGATGTCGGAAATGGGATACGATGCCTCTACTTTAGGAAATCATGAGTTCGACAACGGGCTAGATGCGTTGAACCGGGCACTCGACTACGCCAAATTCCCCTTTGTAAACAGCAATTACGACTTCTCGCAAACCAAGCTCTACGACCGTTTCAACCGCTTCGTTGTTTTTCGGAAAAGCGGGATCAAAATCGGGGTGTACGGTTTGGGTATTGAATTGAAGGGCATTGTCAATAAAAAGAACTACGAAGGAACCGTATACAACGATCCGGTGGAGACAGCGCTTGAAATGGAATCCTACCTGAAACTGGAGAAGCAATGCGACCTTGTTGTCTGTCTCTCTCACCTGGGACTGCAATACAAAAACGACAAAATATCGGATATGACACTTGCACCCAAAACCAGCTACACCGACCTGATTTTAGGAGGGCACACACACACCTTCCTCGAAAAACCAATCGAACTGAAGAATGCGCTTGGCAACCAGGTACGAATCAATCAGGTTGGATACCGCGGATTAGTGTTAGGGCGAATCGATTTGATATTCGATAAATCAGGAAGCGGATCACCACTCGCTCTTAGTCAATCAACATACAATCACGTATGA
- a CDS encoding 5'-nucleotidase C-terminal domain-containing protein has protein sequence MRKIVLLIAALSVLLSCKTKLIVHDFKADNIPNYQNISTIDSSIVNFVQPYSAELDREMHEVIAESSVELIKKKPESLLTNYLSDLILHEGQMFASRYPGRPIPDAAFLNYGSIRINLPKGKITVGKIFEMMPFENEIVILKLKGEDLWKMADKIAENEGDCVAGMKLTIKDGKVETFEINNKPVNRGINYWLVTIDYVANGGDDMTMFQNRETIINTGIKLRDCFIEHMQNEYDAGRTISPKLDGRIMYE, from the coding sequence ATGCGTAAAATAGTTCTCCTAATTGCCGCTTTATCAGTCTTATTGTCCTGTAAAACTAAACTGATTGTACATGATTTCAAAGCTGATAATATTCCAAATTATCAAAACATTTCAACGATCGACTCGTCAATTGTGAATTTCGTACAGCCCTATTCAGCTGAACTTGACCGCGAAATGCATGAAGTGATCGCAGAAAGTAGCGTTGAGCTGATCAAGAAGAAACCCGAAAGTTTACTTACCAACTACCTGTCGGACTTAATCTTACACGAAGGACAGATGTTCGCTTCAAGGTATCCCGGACGCCCTATTCCGGACGCCGCTTTCTTAAATTACGGCAGCATTCGCATCAACCTTCCGAAGGGCAAAATAACTGTTGGTAAAATTTTTGAAATGATGCCGTTTGAGAATGAAATTGTTATTCTGAAACTGAAAGGAGAAGATCTTTGGAAGATGGCCGATAAGATTGCTGAAAACGAAGGAGACTGCGTGGCGGGTATGAAACTAACCATTAAAGATGGAAAAGTGGAAACCTTCGAGATCAACAATAAACCGGTGAACAGAGGAATTAATTACTGGCTGGTAACAATCGATTACGTAGCCAACGGAGGAGACGATATGACCATGTTTCAAAACCGGGAGACCATTATTAATACCGGAATCAAACTTCGGGATTGTTTTATTGAACACATGCAAAACGAATACGACGCAGGGAGAACCATTTCACCAAAACTGGACGGGAGGATTATGTATGAGTAA